The Brassica napus cultivar Da-Ae chromosome C7, Da-Ae, whole genome shotgun sequence genome has a segment encoding these proteins:
- the LOC106421968 gene encoding actin-related protein 2/3 complex subunit 2A translates to MMLQPHSRFLLQTLLTRAHNLDKAVELDYQWIEFDDVRYHVQVTMKNPSILLLSVSLPNPPPEAMSFDGLPLGAIEAIKTAYGTGFQILDPPRDGFSLTLKLNFSKLRPDEAYRNSLLTKLASIREVVMGAPLKIILRHLASRSVAPELDRLVAIMHRPNETFFLVPQADKVTVAFPMRFKDSVDTILATSFLKQFVEARRAASLSSAPSCSWSPTAPQELEGAPKETLSANAGFVTFVIMPRHVEGEKLDRTVWNLSTFHAYVSYHVKCSEGFMHTRMRRRVESMIQALDQAKPMEKTRSMNNKSFKRLGLNDVNSK, encoded by the exons ATGATGTTGCAGCCGCATTCGAGGTTCCTCCTTCAGACGCTGTTGACGCGTGCTCACAA tCTTGATAAAGCAGTGGAGCTAGATTATCAATGGATCGAGTTTGATGATGTTCGCTACCATGTCCAG GTGACAATGAAGAACCCAAGCATCTTGTTGCTTTCGGTTTCCTTACCAAACCCACCACCTGAAGCAATGTCCTTTGATGGACTTCCACTGGGAGCTATAGAAGCTATTAAAACCGCTTACGGGACTGGCTTTCAGATCCTTGATCCTCCTAGAGATGGTTTTAGTCTTACCCTCAAGCTTAATTTCTCCAAACTTCGCCCAGACGAAG CGTACAGAAACTCGTTGTTAACGAAGCTAGCTTCCATTAGAGAGGTGGTGATGGGTGCGCCCTTGAAAATCATCCTCAGACATTTAGCTTCAAGGTCTGTTGCTCCTGAGCTGGATAGGCTCGTAGCAATTATGCATAGACCTAATGAGACATTTTTCCTTGTGCCTCAG GCGGATAAAGTGACGGTGGCTTTTCCTATGAGGTTTAAAGACTCTGTAGATACAATTCTAGCGACGTCCTTCCTAAAG CAATTTGTAGAGGCGAGGCGGGCGGCTTCTCTGAGTAGTGCTCCTTCTTGTTCGTGGTCTCCAACCGCACCCCAGGAGCTGGAAGGAGCTCCTAAAGAAACGCTGTCTGCTAATGCCGGTTTTGTAACTTTTG TCATTATGCCTCGGCATGTGGAGGGGGAGAAACTCGATCGTACCGTCTGGAACTTGTCAACCTTTCATGCGTATGTTAGTTACCACGTCAAG tgCTCAGAGGGATTTATGCATACCAGGATGCGACGTCGTGTGGAATCTATGATTCAG GCTCTAGATCAAGCTAAGCCAATGGAGAAAACAAGATCCATGAATAATAAGTCATTTAAACGTCTG GGACTCAACGATGTCAATTCCAAGTAG